One Malania oleifera isolate guangnan ecotype guangnan chromosome 9, ASM2987363v1, whole genome shotgun sequence DNA segment encodes these proteins:
- the LOC131164016 gene encoding 4-hydroxy-tetrahydrodipicolinate synthase, chloroplastic-like, with protein MSMLKCYSLCLRDSTYQLPRHDGVNNYRRRNVKLRFPQAAVIPNFHLPMRSFEVKNRTCVEDIKSLRLITAIKTPYLPDGRFDLEAYDALVNLQIINGAEGVIVGGTTGEGHLMSWDEHIMLIGHTVNCFGGSIKVIGNTGSNSTREAIHATEQGFAVGMHAALHINPYYGKTSLEGLVSHFESVLSMGPTIIYNVPSRTSQDIHPCVIHTLASSANMAGLKECVGNDRIKQYTDNGVVVWSGNDDECHDARWGYGATGVISVTSNLVPGLMRELMFGGKNPSLNSRLMPLIDWLFQEPNPIGLNTALSQLGIVRPVFRLPYVPLPLAKREEFVKMVKDIGRENFVGEKDVEALDDGDFILLGRY; from the exons GAGAAACGTGAAGTTGAGATTTCCACAGGCAGCAGTAATCCCAAATTTTCATCTCCCAATGCGTAGTTTTGAGGTTAAGAACAG GACATGTGTGGAGGATATAAAGTCTCTCAGGCTGATAACAGCAATCAAAACCCCATACCTACCAGATGGCAGATTTGACCTTGAAGCTTACGATGCCTTGGTAAATCTGCAGATCATAAATGGTGCTGAAGGTGTGATTGTAGGTGGCACAACTGGTGAAGGCCACTTGATGAGCTGGGATGAGCACATAATGCTTATTGGCCACACAGTTAACTGTTTTGGTGGATCAATAAAGGTAATAGGAAACACTGGAAGCAACTCGACTAGGGAAGCGATCCATGCTACGGAGCAGGGTTTTGCTGTTGGAATGCATGCTGCACTTCATATCAATCCATACTATGGAAAAACGTCCTTAGAAGGCTTGGTTTCTCACTTTGAGAGTGTGCTCTCTATGGGCCCCACAATTATTTACAATGTACCATCACGGACCAGCCAAGATATTCATCCATGTGTTATTCACACTCTCGCTTCCAGTGCTAACATGGCAGGTCTTAAAGAATGTGTGGGAAATGACAGGATAAAGCAATATACAGATAATGGTGTTGTGGTCTGGAGCGGAAATGATGATGAATGCCATGATGCAAGGTGGGGTTATGGAGCAACTGGAGTGATATCAGTCACTAGCAATCTGGTTCCTGGTTTAATGAGAGAACTCATGTTTGGAGGGAAGAACCCTTCACTTAATTCGAGGCTCATGCCTCTGATTGACTGGCTTTTTCAGGAGCCAAACCCAATTGGCTTAAATACTGCTCTTTCTCAACTTGGGATTGTGAGGCCAGTTTTCCGGTTGCCTTATGTGCCTCTTCCACTAGCAAAGAGGGAAGAATTTGTGAAGATGGTGAAGGACATTGGGAGGGAGAATTTTGTTGGAGAAAAAGATGTTGAGGCTCTTGATGATGGTGACTTCATCCTGCTGGGAAGGTACTAG